GAGTTGAATATCATTCGGTGCATGAGGACCAAGCAGACCGAGCATCTGCAGGCCATTAACCTGTTGACCCGAGGCAACCCAGAAAGGCCTGGCTTCACCCGTCCCACTCTCGGTGCGGCGATCTCGGCGGCCATCGGCACGCTGGACGCAAAATTGCCAAACTTCATTCTTCTCGATCCGAACCCCAAGGGAAACGAATTCGAGGCTTACAAGGCCAGCGATCTCGCGGGCTGGCTAGGGCCGGAACATGCCCCCATTCGACTCGGTGGCACCTTCACCCAACTGAATCGAGCGGTCGACTCCGCAGTGGACAATAATCAGGATCGCCTTGCCCTGCGACGATATTTCGCCAAACGATACGAGACCGAAAAACAGAGCCGCACGGCGGCCGCCCAGAATGCCGCGTTCGAAAAGATGAATGGACTGAGCGCGAGTGCCGACTTGTTCGATGTGGCTAAACTGCCGGAAAAGGACCGTTCCCGCTACGGCCCTGGTACTTTCGGACTGCACGCTCTGATGGCCCGCAACCTCGTTGAGCAGGGCGCTCCGTTCGTGATGGTCGCCAACGGCATGCCCTGGGACAATCACGTCTTCCAGCACGAGATTCACCAGATGCTCGTGCCGGAATTGGACCGCATCCTGCACTGCCTCATCACGGATCTGAAGGACCGCGGTCTTCTCGAACACACGCTGGTGGTGGCGATGGGAGAGTTTGGTCGCACTCCTTGGCTCAACGCCGCCCGAGGCCGGGATCATTATCCCAACGCCTGGAGCATGATGATGACCGGTTGCGGTCTTAAGAGGGGCGTGGTGGTCGGCGGCACGGATGTCGATGGTGTTGACCCCGCCGGCCGTTCGTTCAACGAACAGAATCTCTTCGCCACAATTTTTACCGCGCTCGGCATCGACCCGCACGCGGAGTACGATCTGAAAAACATGCCGACTTTCCATAGGGTGGAAGACCGGGCCGAACCGATCCGGGAGGTGTTGGCATGAAACTGACGAAAAATAAAGACCTGTCGCTTCCCACCGGTGTTCTGGGCCTCGCGGTCGCAGCCGATGCGAAACATCTCTATGCCGCGTGCATGGATGGCCGACTCTTTGAATGCGACCCGGCCACAGGAAAATCGACGCCATTCGCCAGTGGTCATACCAGTTTTGCCTCCGGCTGCGTGCTGCTGCCCAATGGTAAGACGCTGATCTCTGCCGGTTACGATGGCTGGCTGTTATGGCACGATGTGGAATCCAAACAGTGCGTGCGGCGGTTGAAAGCTCATGGGTTTTGGTCCTGGCAAATGGCGCTGTCTCCCGACGGTCGCCACGTTGCGACGGTGACCGGGCAATACCTCGCGGGTGGCGAGAAATACGAGCCGGCTCAGGCACCGGAGCCGACGGTGAAGGTGTTTGACACTCTCACCGGCGAACTGCTGAAGTCGTTCGATTATCTGCCGCCGGTACTGAGCGTTGCTTTCTCGCCGGACGGCCGTCATCTGGCGGCGGCCAACATGATGGGGGATGTGGCCGTGTGGGACCTGGAAGGCAAAGCACCGCCGGTGAAGTTCAACTCTCCCGACTTCACGAGCTGGGGCATCATCAAGAGCCCGCACTTCTGTGGAGGCATCTATGGTCTTGCGTTCTCTCCCGATGGTAAGTCTCTATTGGCCTGTGGCATGGGACCGATGGGAGATCCCATGGCCGGTAATGGCAAGATGACCTGGCAGCGTTGGGATTGGCTGGCAAAAACACCGCAGAAACTCTCCCAGATCCGTGACGGCGAAGGCGGCGCCGGTCTTATGGAAACGCTGACTCACGCGCCGGACGGTTCTTTTCTGATGGCGGGCCGGCAAGCCCAGGGTACCTGGACCACCGCCCTTTTCGCCGCTGATGGCAAGCTGAAAGCCTCCCTGGATACCAAGTCTCGGGTGACCCGGGCCAAGTTCACCCCGGATGGAAATACCCTGTATTTAAGTGCGGTCATCGGTCAGCCAGGCCCCAATAAGGGTCAATGGCCAGACTATGGCCGTATTCACGTGGTTAAGGTTGAGGGTTGACGATTCAGCAATGAGGACTACTCTCGACTGCTTCCCGCAACCCCTTACTGAACGATTCGGCTACTAGGGATATCGAACCCATTCGCGAAAAGTTTGGTGACGACGACCTTTCCAAGCACGGAAATGATACCTCGCGCTTTTTAGATTTGCACAACGGCGGCCGCATCGGATAAAGTAGGGGTTCGCAGCAGAATCCGAATCGAGTCGTTTCCAAGGCTATGCAATGCTTCGACTTAATGCTCCACGTCCCGCCTCGCTATGCGGTGCCGTGCGCCGACGGGATTTCCTTCACGCAGGCACGCTGGCGACACTGGGATTGTCGCTACCGGCTTACCTTCGCGCCCAGCAGGCACAAGGCACTCCGGACAAAGACGTCAATTGCATCATGCTGTTTCTGCTCGGCGGTCCCAGTCAACTCGATACCTGGGATCTGAAGCCGAACGCACCGGCCGAAGTGCGTGGCCCCTTCAAACCGATTAAGACCAACGCTCCGGGTATCGAAATCAGCGAAATCTTTCCCAAGATGGCGAAGCACGGCGACAAATTCTCTCTGATTCGCTCCGTCTTCCACACGGCGACCGCGGTTCACGATACCGGTCATCAGATGATGCAAACAGGAAGACTCTTTACCGGCGGCGTCGAACATCCTCACATGGGGTGCACGCTGGGCTATCTGCGCGGCGGGCGAGGCGAACTGCCCGCCCACGTGATTCTGCCGCGCTTGATGGGCCGAACCGGCGGCAATTTACCGCATGGTCAAAACGCCGGCTATCTGGGGAAAAGCTACGATCCTTTCGTCCTGAATGCCGATCCTTCCGTTGCGAACTTTAAAGTTCCCGATCTACTACCCCCCGATTACATTTCGGATATCCGGGCCGAACGACGCCAGAAATTGCGCGACGCCATCGATGGAGAGATGCAAAGGTTCGAAAATGTCGCGGCCGCCAAACAACTGGATGATTCGTTTCATCAAGCCTACAAGCTGATGAGTTCTCCCCGGGCTCGCGAAGCATTCGCTATCGAGAAAGAACCGGCCGCGGTTCGCGACCGTTACGGCCGTACCCGCTTCGGACAGTGCTGCCTTATGGCGCGCCGACTGATCGAGGCCGGTGTCCGCTTCGTGACGGTTAACATGTTCGAAACGGTCTTCGATGAAATCACCTGGGATATTCACGGCTCGAAGCCCTTTACGGATATTCAGGAAATGTCGAAACTCGTAGCGCCCAACTTCGACCAGGCCTATAGTGCCTTGCTGGAGGATTTGAAAGAGCGCGGCTTACTGGAAAAAACTATGGTCACGGCCTGTGGCGAGTTCGGCCGTACGCCGAAAATCAACCCGGCTGGGGGTCGCGACCATCACCCCGGCGTCTGGACGGTGATCATCGGCGGCGGCCCAATCCAAGGCGGTCAGGTGATCGGCGAATCCGACGAATTCGGCTATGCTCCGAAAACTCGTCCGGTGACTACGGGTGAGTTCGCTGCCACGATCTTCAAGGGACTGGGGCTCGATCCGCACAAAGAATTACCGGGCCCGCAAGGAAGACCGATTCCGCTGGCCGACTTTAACCTTAAGCCGATTGAGGAATTGTTCTAACTGGGCACTGCTGCTAACCGGAATTCGCCGCCAATATCTCCGCCGAGAAGTCGGATATCACACTCGACGAAGCTCTCCAGGGATTTTCACACCGGAGTCGTTTTCGATCATGCGTCAACTTCTGACAGTACTATTTTTCGGTTTATCCGCCGTGCAGGTGTTGGCGGCCGATCTGCGGATTCTGCCTTCCGAGGTGACTCTCACCGGACCGGGCGCCTCGCAAAAACTTTTGATCGTTGAAGAGGAAAAAGGACGCGTGATAGCTGAGAAGACGGCGGGCGTAACTCTCGTTTCTTCGAATACTAAAGTGGCGGTTATTGATAAGGGAACCCTTCAAGCGGTCGGCAACGGCAATGTGATTGTGACGGCAAAGACTTCCGATGGAAAGACCGCGACGGCCAAAGTTCTAGTCCTGAAAGCCGAGCAGAATGCGCCTCCATCGTTTCGCAACGACATAATCCCGATTCTGACGCGAGCAGGATGCAATTCCGGTTCCTGTCACGGAGCGCTCGCCGGTAAGGGCGGCCTCAAACTTTCCCTGCGCGGCTATGATCCTGAATCCGATCACTTCGTTCTCACTCGACAGGCCCTGGCCCGAAGAGTTGACCGCAGCCAGCCGGAAAAAAGTCTCGTGCTCCTCAAAGGGGCACGCCTGATGCCGCACGGGGGTGGGCAACGATTGTTCGCCGATGAGGCCGATTATAATACGCTCCTCACCTGGATACAGTCGGGCGCGCTCCTCAATCCGGTCGATGCCAAGCTGGATCGCATCGAAGTACTCCCCCGGGCCGCCCTGCTCTCCCCGCAAGCCAAATCTTCCCTAATCGTCCGGGCGTTTTATTCCGATGGGCAGATCAAGGATGTGACGCGCTGGTGTCACTATGGAAGCAGCGACGATAATGTTGCGAAAGTAACCGAAGAGGCTCTCGTCTCCGGAGCCGGTTATGGAGAGGCCTCCATTACGGTGGGTTTCGGCTCCCGAGTCACCACCATGGTGATAACCTCTCCTTTCCCTAACTCCGTGAATCCGAAAGTTTTCGCGGACTCTCCTCGCAGCAATTTCATCGATGAACTCGTACTGCAGAAGTTGCAGTCGCTAAACCTGCCTCCTTCGCCGAACTGTAAGGACGCCGAATTTATCCGCCGAGCCTTTCTCGACGCGACGGGAATTCTTCCACAACCACAAGAGGTCGAAAAATTCATTTCAGACAAATCGGTCGATAAACGGGCGAAGCTGATCGCCGAGCTACTGGAGCGACCGGAGTTAATCGATTACTGGTCTTATAAATGGTCCGATCTGTTTCTGGTCTCGACCCGGAAGTTGCCGCAGCCAGCCATGTGGAGTTTTTATCGTTCACTGCGTCAGGCCGTTGCGGATAACAAACCGTGGGATCAATTGGCCCGCGATATCCTGCTCGCCAACGGCAGTACGATGCAAAATGGCGGCGGGAACTTTTTCGTTCTGCATAAAGACACTTCGGATGTCGCGGAAACGGTCGCGGTCAGCTTTCTCGGCATGTCGGTAACCTGCGCACGCTGTCACAATCACCCGCTCGAAAAATGGACGCAGGATCAATACTGGTCATTCGCCAATCTGTTTTCGCGCGTCGGTTTGAAAAATGGGGAACGAGACGGAGATGTGGTGGTCTTTGAGCGACCGACCGGAGATGTGCTGCATCCCCGCCGGGGCGTGCCGATGCCAGCCGCACCGCTCGATGGCCTACCTCTTGCCGCCGAGGAGGGACGCGATCGCCGAATCTATTTTGCGGACTGGCTGACTTCGCCGGATAATCCGTACTTTGCCAAGGCCCTGGTGAATCGGGTCTGGCGGAACTTCATGGGCCGCGGACTGGTCGAGGCGGAAGATGATCTGCGCGAAACCAATCCGGCCAGTAATCGCGAGCTACTCGACGCACTCGCCCGCGATTTTATAACCCATAAATTCGATGTGAAGGTTCTGATTCGCACCATCATGAATTCGGCGGCCTATCAGCGTTCCTCGCAGAAACTGGAAGAGAATGCTCAGGACGATCGCTACTATTCCCGTTACCTCGTGCGTCGTCTTCCCGGTGAAGTGATTTTGGATGCCCTGTCGCAGGTGACTGGTTCACCGACGCCCTTCAAGGAAATTTACACAGGCGTCGAAGGGGGGGTCGCCGCGACCTCGAACTATCCGCCGGGCACACGCGCTCTGCAGCTTCCCGACTCCCGAGTCGCTTCCCGGTTTCTGGATGCGTTCGGCCGGCCGGATCGCCTGGCCACCTGCTCCTGCGAACGGCAGCAGGATCCCACCGTCGGACAGGCTCTGATGATGAATAATGGCCAGACCCTCAACGACAAGCTCCGTGCCCCGGATTCGCGTGTCAGCGCCTGGTTGAAAGAGAAGGTGACGGACGAACAGGCGATCAGCCGCATCTTTATGCTGGCCCTCAGTCGGCCACCCAGCGCCAAAGAACGCGAGCGTTTCCAGGCGATTTTCGCTAACAAAACATCGAGTGAGCCGAATGCTCCCGGCCGCCGGGAAGCGCTTGAAGACCTTTTCTGGGCCGTGCTGACCTCCCGGGAATTCCTGTTCAATCACTGATTGCCGCGTCCTGAAGACGCTCAGCTGCATCAAAAATCGATTATGAAAAAGACTCTCCTCCTATTTTTTACTTTCCTGAGCGCAGGGATTTCCCAGGGGGCTCCTCTGCCTCCAGTCACGGCGTTGGCTTATCATCCCAGCTTTCCCGTGCTGGCGGCGGGATTGTACGGAGAAGTGTTGCTGATCGATCCGGCGAAAGCGGACGTCATTAGCCGACTCTCGGGACAAACGGAACGCGTCACTGCGCTGGCCTTCAGTAGTCAGGGCGACCGGTTGGCAGTCGCCAGCGGCCGGCCCGGAAAATCGGGTGAAATCCGACTCTATCGTGTGACGGCGCAAACCTTCTCTTCGCCGCTACTCGAAGCGACGATCACTCCCCACACGGATGTGATCTATGCTCTGACCTTCAGCCCCGACGGCAAAAAACTGGCTTCCGCCGGCTACGATCGCGTTATTCGAGTCGTCGATCCCGCCAAGCCTCAAGTCGTTATTCAAGAACTCAAAGATCACAGCGATGCCGTCTATGGCTTAGACTTCCATCCCGAGGGAAAACTGCTGGCGTCGGCGGGTGCCGATCGAGCCGTCAAGGTTTGGGATATCGCGACCGGCAAGAGACTCTATACGCTTTCCGAGCCGACCGATGCGGTCCATTCGGTAGTCTGGAGTCCTGATAAGCTCCATCTGGCGGCCGCGGGAATAGACAAAAGCATTCGAATCTGGCAGGCGGACGCCAACGGCGGACGACTGGTCCACTCGGTTTTCGCGCATACGGAACCGGTCACCCGGATCCTCTATTCCCAAAACGGACAAGTGCTTTATTCGATCGGCGAAGGGGGGAGTTGCAAGAGCTGGAACGCCGCGGCCATGAAGGAAAAGCTGGTTTTCCCGGCACAGAAAGAAACTATTCTGGCGCTGGCTCTCAGTCCGGATCAAAAGCAGTTGGCGCTGGGACTGTTCGATGGAGCTTTGAAACTTCTCGCTTCGGACAACGGCAAAATAGTGGCCGAACCGCTGCCGATTAAACCGAAGCCTGCCATCCTCCGGAAGATGACTCCGGCACAGGGTGTCCGCGGTTCGCAAGTCCGGGTCGTTTTCACCGGAGAACACTTAAATGAGGTGACGGAGATCGCGGCCAGTCCCGGAATCCAGGCTGAGATTCTCCCGGAAGGACGCGGACCCACGCAGTTGATCGCCCGTTTAACAATCGATTCCCAGTTCAAGCCGGGTAAGACGAATCTCCTGGCCAAATCGCCGGCGGGAAACTCCGCGGCCCTGCCCTTTTTCGTGGATCGCTATCCCGTGGCTTCTGGAATGATGGCCAACGAATCGTCTCGCACCGGTTCGAGAGTGACTCTCCCGGCCACTCTGATCGGTACTCTATCCAAGCCGGGTAAAGCCGATTATTTTCATTTCGAAGCGAAGGCCGGTCAGGAAATCGCGATTCAAGTTTTCACCGGAGAGATCGGCTCCAAACTCGATCCGTTCCTTGAACTGACCGACGCTCAGGGAAAAGTCCTAGTCGACAGTGCCAACGGCCTGCTCGGCTATGTGGCCCAAGATAGCGGTTACCTGGCGATCAGTATTCGCGACAAGGAATTTCGGGGCGGCGGCGATTATTCGTATCGGCTCAGTATCGGTTCGTTCCCCCTTATCACCGGAGCGTCTCCTCTGAGTTTCCAGCGGGGAACTTCCGGGTTGGTGCGGATTCATGGGGTGAATCTCGGCAATCAGCGAAGCCTGCCGGTCACCATTCCCGCTGATGCGAAGCCGGGGAGCAGAATTCCGATTGCACTGCCGGGCTTGCCAGAAGCGGTGGTCGGGGAAGCGGCTGTGCGAGCGGGGGAATTTCCGGAAGTCAGGGTGGCTCAAAAAGAGGCGCACATCCAAGTTCCGGGAACTGCAACGGGGACCCTGGCTGAACCTCAGCAGGTGCATGCGATTTACTTTAAGGCCAAAAAAGGGCAACGGCTATTACTCGAAGTCGAAGCGCGCCGACTCGGTTCGCCATTGGACTCCGTCATCGAGATCGTCGATTCTCAGAATCAGCTGGTGATGCGGGCCACTCTGCGCAGCACGGCACGTATCTTTTCGACGTTTCGGGATAGCGATTCTGTCAACCCCGGAATTCGCCTCGAATCGTGGCACGAACTGGGCATGGATGATTACCTGTTCGTCGATGGCGAACTGATGCGCGTCAAGGAGCTTCCTAAAGGTCCCGATGATGATTGTCAGTTCTACGAGGTTGCTGGCCGTCGGCAGGGATTTTTGGAGACCACCCCCACTCAGCATTACAACGGCTCGCCGATGTACAAGGTGGAAATTCACCCGGCTGGAAGCAGTTTCCCCGCCAATGGCCTGCCACTCATTCAATTGCCTTATCGAAATGACGACGGCGGAGCCAGTTACGGCAAAGATTCGCTACTGACTTTCGATCCACCCCAGGATGGAACTTATCGAGTTCGTCTCAAAGACGTGCGTGGCGCCGGCGGCGAGTTATTCAGCTACCGGTTGACAGTGCGGCCACCCCACCCCGATTTCGCAGTTGCGTTCAACTCAGCTAATCCGGTCGTCTGGAAAGGGGGATCAGTACCGATCAACGTTACCGCGACGCGAATCGATGGCTTCAACGGTCCCATCCACTTCGCGCTCGAAAATCTTCCCGAAGGATTGGAAGCGCCGCCCAGTTCGATCGACCGCGAGCAATTGACGATGACCTTCCCGCTTTTTGCAAAATTGTCGGCGAAGTTACCCGAGACTCCCGCGCTCAAGCCGCTGAAGCTCGTAGCCCGGGCCACCATCGATGGGCGGGAGGTTGTACGGGAATTCGTCGGAGGCCCGCCAAAGCTGGCCGATGCCGGTGATATTGTTGCTACGACCAGCGTCAGCGAAGTCTCTCTCAAACCGGGACAAGAAACCCGGCTCGTAGTGAAAGTCGAACGACGTAACGGCTACGCGGGACGGATTCCGATCGAGGTTCGCGGCCTGCCGCACGGAGTCCGCGTGGAAAACATCGGGCTCAATGGCATCCTGATCACTCCGGGGACTTCGGAGCGCGAGATCGTTTTGTTTGCGGAATCGTGGGTTCCCGAGCTGGAACATCCTTTGATAGTCCTCGCCCGCAACGAGTCGAAGGGTACGGATTATGGAGCCAAGCCGGTTATCCTGAAGGTCCGCAAATAAGCGACGATTCGTTAATCGAGCGGTCCCTCCTGAGGAGACACTGGGAAAAATGTAAAGCCGCTATCGTTTTGCCGGACGGGTAACCCTGCCAGCAAGTATCGCAGCTTCGGATGCGAGCGCGATAAATCTCATGAATCCGTTGGTCGACCCAATACAGGCGGGAGCGTCATTACTTTCCGTTCTGGGCCACTCGATATTTGTTCTCCGCTCAGTTCATCGCGGGAATTCACTAAAGTTTTCGAAACATAATTAGAGCATCGACAAAGCCTTTTTCGGGATGAGCGAATGCGCCAGGCAAGGTGCCAACGACTTCGAACCCGAGACTTGTCCATAGCCGGACTGCCCGGTCATTGGTGCTTATCACAAAATTGAATTGCATCGCCAGAAAGCCGCGGGATCGCGCGAACTCGAGTGAATGCAAACACATCTTGCGGGCCACTCCTTGTCCGCGCGCTTTCAGACAGGTCGCATAGCCGCAATTTGCGACATGAGAGCCGCCCCCCAGTTGGTTTGCTCTAAGAAAATAGGTCCCGAGAATTTTACCGTCTTCCTCAACGACAAAAGTATCGTGATCCGATTTGGTCCAATAGGCGATTGCACTCTCTTGAGTCATCTCCGGAGGAAGTGCATAAAATTCACCGGCTCGTAGGATCGGTTTTAGGATCTCCCAGATTTGACTGAAGTCGTTTTGGCAGGCTGGCCTGAGGATCAAGCTGGGATTGTTCCGTTGCATAGCTCTGAAATCCGATTGCAATATTCTTTCCGGGTAGTTTAGTTGGTCCGCCTGCAAATTACATCCAAGGCTCGCACGAAACGGCCCGCGACAAAATGTTGTACGACTGTCGAGAATGCCCCGAAAAGGTCGCTATCCCAGAGGCCTTCCCGGGTGCTCGAAAGCAATTTAAGGTCGAATCCGAGTTACATAGTGGAGTTTTTCAACCAGACATTTCTGTTACTCCTACAGCAAGCAACGATGCTAAATCTCCTGCCCCGACCGACATGATAAACTGGACATCGCCATTCATTTCAGGTATAGAAAAAGAAATTCAAGCTTTCAGTCGGTACCCTCATTGTGGCCATTCGCAGACCGAAATCCTGCGGCCAAGTGAATCCAGTGATAATCCTAAAGGATCAGATCCATGAGCAACCCATCGGACCCTCATCATGTGTCGAGGCGGGAATTCAACAGCTTGACTGCCGGTACCTCGGCGGCGATGCTGTTTGGCACGGCAGCGGCCCGAGCGGAGCTGGAAGCGAAAGGCACTGCTGCTTTTTCGGAAGGCAAGAACGGTTTGAACATCCTGTTCCTCTTCACGGATCAGGAACGTTTTTTCCCCAAATGGCCCCGGGGCATGTCGCTGCCCGCTCACGAACGGCTGCAAAAAACCGGCACGACTTTCACCAACCACTACACCAGTGCCTGCATGTGCACGCCGTCGCGGTCGGTTCTGATGACCGGTCTGCAAACGGCCGACAACAAGATGTTCGACAACTGCGATACCCCCTGGCAGAACAGTCTCTCTCCGACGGTGCCCACGATCGGCCATATGCTCCGCAAGGCGGGCTACTACACCGCTTATAAGGGGAAGTGGCACCTCAATCGGGAATTCGATTCGCATAACCCGACCAAGCTGTTCACTCGAGAAATGGAAGAATACGGTTTCGCCGATTACGCCTCGCCCGGCGATCTGGTCGGCCACGACCTGGGAGGATACCAGTTCGACCACTTGATCAGCGGCAGCGCAATCACCTGGCTCCGACGTCAGGGGCGGCCGCTTTCAGACGCCGGTAAGCCCTGGAGCCTGTTCGTCAGTCTGGTGAATCCGCACGATGTGATGTATTTCAACACCGATGCGCCCGGCCAGAAAACCCAGGACACGGGTAAACTCCTGAAACGAGCCACCCAAGCCCCCAATCACCCCATTTATAAGAAGAAATGGGACATGCCGGTGGCAAAAACGCTTCGAGAGCCACTCAATGCCCCGCATCGACCGAAGGCCCACGGCGAGTTTCTGAAGATGTGGGACTATGTGCTGGGCCACATACCTCTCGAAGAAGAGCGCTGGCGCCGTTTCAACGACTTTTACCTCAATTCGATTCGCTCCGTCGACATCCAGCTGCAGAACATCCTCAATGAGCTCGATGCGCTGGGTCTGGCCGAGCGGACGATCATCCTGTTCACTTCCGACCATGGGGAAATGGCCGGCGGGCACGGCCTGCGCGGCAAGGGTCCGTTTGCCTATGAGGAAGCCACTCATATTCCGTTCTTCGTCGTTCACCCCGATGTCAAAGGCGGACAGTCGTGCAAAGCTTTGTCCAGTCATATCGACGTGGTGCCGACACTCCTGTCCATGGCGGGCCTATCCGCAACAAAACGGAGTGAAGTGGCAGGCCGCGACCTTCCGGGGAAGGACCTCTCACCCGTGCTGGCGAAGGGAGCCGAGGCGAGTATCACCGAATCGCGCGAGGGTGTGCTGTTCGCCTACAGCGCGCTGTGCACCAACGATTCGACGTTGCTCAAAGTTGCTGGGGAAGCCCTCGCGGCGAACCGCTCCCCCAAAGAGGAGTTGGAAAAAGCCGGTTACAAACCCGATCTGAGGAAACGCGGAAGTGTTCGAACCGTATTTGATGGGCGTTATAAATTCTCGCGCTATTTCGCCCCTATCGAGCGCAACCACCCGACCACGCTCGATGAACTTTACAAATCGAATGACGTGGAACTTTTCGATCACCAATCCGATCCCGAGGAAGTTATCAATCTGGCGGCCGATCGCGAGAAGAACGCCGCGCTGCTTCTGGCCATGAGTGCCAAGCTCGAAGCAGTGATCAAAGCCGAGATCGGGAAGGACGATGGCCGCGAGATGCCGGAAATTCCGAAAGTCTCCTGGTATCTCGATACCGCTGATCTATAGGAGAAGCTGGTTGCCATCGCAGGCCGGATCGATTCGGGACCTGGCCGTACAGGTGAGTGGCGGGGCGGATCAATTTCCCGGCTCACGATGGGCTTGCTGTAGGCACCGGATAGCTCGGCTTACTTCGGCGGCTCCTAGCGGAAAAATACCGCTAGTCGTCCTGCGAGCTACTTGACACCCGCTTCCCAATTAGGTTCCATAAGACGCTGAAAGCCTGGAACCAAGTCGCCTCCGAGAATCGACTTTTTGCACAATTGGAAGGATTTTCCGTTCTTCTGTCGATTTCCTCCAGTTTCATTCGACTGAATGTGGAATCGACCTTCCGCGTTCGCCACTGCACGTGCAGTTAGCCTCGGCTGGGACTCTGATTCAATAGAGGATAATCGACATGGTAGTTTTTCTGAAAGCCCTGCTGATCGGTGTTGCCCTTCTCCACCTATCACTACCTGCCCAGGCTCAGGAACCGCAGAAGCCGAGTAAAGATCAGGAATACCTCAAGCGACTCGTGGGGAGTTGGAGCGCAGATTCCGAAAACGGGAAAGGGACGATGATTTACAAGATGGAATTGGGCGGTCTTTGGCTGATGGGAGACTTCGAGGGAGAATTTGGCGGCTTCAAGTTTCAAGGGAAAAGCCTCGAGAGTTACGACTCGGCGACGAAGAAATACCGGAGTGTTTGGGTAGACTCTTTCTCCACCCAGCCCAGAATTATGGAAGGTGATCTCGACAAGGAGGGCAAGATCATGACCCTGACCGGAACCGGCCGAGGTGCGGACCAGAAGACCGTGAATTATAAGTCGGTTACTGAGATCAAAAATGACGATACGGTGAACTATAGCCTGTTCCTGGTTGATAAAGACGGTAAGGAACTGCCGATGGTTAAGCTCACCTATAAAAGGAAAAAGTGAGTTCGCACGCCGGAGAGTTTATTCCTTGCGACCTGAATCCCTATCCGGCCAATACACAGATTTAAAACGGCGTTATGGCAACACCTACGGACAGAGCTGGGATAGCGCGAAATCCATTGAATATCGGCCACCCCAACTGGGTGGAATACTTTCCCACTCCCTTCGCAAGGCGGAGGGAAATTCCATGCAAACCATCAAACTCACCGACGGCGGGATTCTGCTTTACAAAGAGGCATTCATCCCGCACGACATGGCGGATCGCTACTTCGCTGAGCTTCGGGATCATTCTGCCTGGGAACAAAAACCGGGGATATTTGGTTACCTGCAGCCCCGACTGATCGCCGCGTACGGAGAACCCGGCCTCGTCTATCGCTACTCCGGCCGAGACAACGTCGCTTTGCCCTGGACACCCACACTTCTGGAGATCAAGCAGAAGATCGAGTCCATCGAGGGGCAGTATAATTACTGTCTGCTGAATCGTTACAGCTCCGGGCAGGACAGCATGGGCTTGCACGCCGACGATGA
The genomic region above belongs to Telmatocola sphagniphila and contains:
- a CDS encoding DUF1501 domain-containing protein, with protein sequence MNKTPPPGSCTPEDHRLHRRLFLKGLAATPAVTSFTGLFTNPLFAEKTKKAQKNVILLWLCGAPSQFETWDPKPGRPSGGPFGSIATSLPGVQFSSLMPRCANIAHELNIIRCMRTKQTEHLQAINLLTRGNPERPGFTRPTLGAAISAAIGTLDAKLPNFILLDPNPKGNEFEAYKASDLAGWLGPEHAPIRLGGTFTQLNRAVDSAVDNNQDRLALRRYFAKRYETEKQSRTAAAQNAAFEKMNGLSASADLFDVAKLPEKDRSRYGPGTFGLHALMARNLVEQGAPFVMVANGMPWDNHVFQHEIHQMLVPELDRILHCLITDLKDRGLLEHTLVVAMGEFGRTPWLNAARGRDHYPNAWSMMMTGCGLKRGVVVGGTDVDGVDPAGRSFNEQNLFATIFTALGIDPHAEYDLKNMPTFHRVEDRAEPIREVLA
- a CDS encoding WD40 repeat domain-containing protein, with amino-acid sequence MKLTKNKDLSLPTGVLGLAVAADAKHLYAACMDGRLFECDPATGKSTPFASGHTSFASGCVLLPNGKTLISAGYDGWLLWHDVESKQCVRRLKAHGFWSWQMALSPDGRHVATVTGQYLAGGEKYEPAQAPEPTVKVFDTLTGELLKSFDYLPPVLSVAFSPDGRHLAAANMMGDVAVWDLEGKAPPVKFNSPDFTSWGIIKSPHFCGGIYGLAFSPDGKSLLACGMGPMGDPMAGNGKMTWQRWDWLAKTPQKLSQIRDGEGGAGLMETLTHAPDGSFLMAGRQAQGTWTTALFAADGKLKASLDTKSRVTRAKFTPDGNTLYLSAVIGQPGPNKGQWPDYGRIHVVKVEG
- a CDS encoding DUF1501 domain-containing protein translates to MLRLNAPRPASLCGAVRRRDFLHAGTLATLGLSLPAYLRAQQAQGTPDKDVNCIMLFLLGGPSQLDTWDLKPNAPAEVRGPFKPIKTNAPGIEISEIFPKMAKHGDKFSLIRSVFHTATAVHDTGHQMMQTGRLFTGGVEHPHMGCTLGYLRGGRGELPAHVILPRLMGRTGGNLPHGQNAGYLGKSYDPFVLNADPSVANFKVPDLLPPDYISDIRAERRQKLRDAIDGEMQRFENVAAAKQLDDSFHQAYKLMSSPRAREAFAIEKEPAAVRDRYGRTRFGQCCLMARRLIEAGVRFVTVNMFETVFDEITWDIHGSKPFTDIQEMSKLVAPNFDQAYSALLEDLKERGLLEKTMVTACGEFGRTPKINPAGGRDHHPGVWTVIIGGGPIQGGQVIGESDEFGYAPKTRPVTTGEFAATIFKGLGLDPHKELPGPQGRPIPLADFNLKPIEELF
- a CDS encoding DUF1553 domain-containing protein; the encoded protein is MRQLLTVLFFGLSAVQVLAADLRILPSEVTLTGPGASQKLLIVEEEKGRVIAEKTAGVTLVSSNTKVAVIDKGTLQAVGNGNVIVTAKTSDGKTATAKVLVLKAEQNAPPSFRNDIIPILTRAGCNSGSCHGALAGKGGLKLSLRGYDPESDHFVLTRQALARRVDRSQPEKSLVLLKGARLMPHGGGQRLFADEADYNTLLTWIQSGALLNPVDAKLDRIEVLPRAALLSPQAKSSLIVRAFYSDGQIKDVTRWCHYGSSDDNVAKVTEEALVSGAGYGEASITVGFGSRVTTMVITSPFPNSVNPKVFADSPRSNFIDELVLQKLQSLNLPPSPNCKDAEFIRRAFLDATGILPQPQEVEKFISDKSVDKRAKLIAELLERPELIDYWSYKWSDLFLVSTRKLPQPAMWSFYRSLRQAVADNKPWDQLARDILLANGSTMQNGGGNFFVLHKDTSDVAETVAVSFLGMSVTCARCHNHPLEKWTQDQYWSFANLFSRVGLKNGERDGDVVVFERPTGDVLHPRRGVPMPAAPLDGLPLAAEEGRDRRIYFADWLTSPDNPYFAKALVNRVWRNFMGRGLVEAEDDLRETNPASNRELLDALARDFITHKFDVKVLIRTIMNSAAYQRSSQKLEENAQDDRYYSRYLVRRLPGEVILDALSQVTGSPTPFKEIYTGVEGGVAATSNYPPGTRALQLPDSRVASRFLDAFGRPDRLATCSCERQQDPTVGQALMMNNGQTLNDKLRAPDSRVSAWLKEKVTDEQAISRIFMLALSRPPSAKERERFQAIFANKTSSEPNAPGRREALEDLFWAVLTSREFLFNH